From a single Paraburkholderia youngii genomic region:
- a CDS encoding SLAC1 family transporter, which produces MPALKPRQSWLQAFPPTAFAIVMATGIVSIAAHLLDYDIVGWLLLGINAVTWPVLLAITLCRLLRYPRAVHADIVDHSRRPGFLTLVAATAVLGSQLSV; this is translated from the coding sequence ATGCCGGCGTTGAAACCGCGCCAGTCCTGGCTACAGGCTTTCCCGCCCACCGCCTTCGCGATCGTCATGGCGACAGGCATCGTCTCCATCGCTGCGCATCTGCTTGACTACGACATCGTTGGCTGGCTCCTTCTCGGCATCAATGCGGTGACGTGGCCTGTCTTGCTCGCCATCACGTTATGCCGTCTGTTGCGCTATCCGCGCGCGGTGCATGCCGATATTGTCGATCACAGCCGCAGGCCGGGTTTTCTGACGCTGGTCGCGGCGACGGCTGTGCTCGGCAGCCAACTATCGGTGTAG
- a CDS encoding branched-chain amino acid ABC transporter substrate-binding protein — translation MLDTSKKCFAAGLAAVALLLASSQAFAQEVVKIGVSAPLTGAGAANGKDIENGVRLAVEEANAQHTKLGGQDVRFELDSVDDQGDPRIGVQVAQKLVDDGVVAVVGYYNSGVALPSSPIFAKAGIPLIDPAATNPAITRQGLKNVFRIIATDAQNSGNAGEYAVAVTKAQRIAVMDDRTAFGQGAADEFKKAVIAAGGHIVASEYTNDKAVEFNAQLTNIKAANADLLYFAGLDNQAALLTRRMKQLGMRTQFVGSGGIADNIFIGVAGSAAEGAMAWEYGRPVESLPQGKAFADKFKKRFGADTLTYAPFAYDCAWVAVTAMKQANSSKPEVFVPALRTIQYNGITGKIEFDSYGDLRHPTSTLYQVKGGKWVPVTTIGAK, via the coding sequence ATGCTCGACACCTCCAAAAAATGCTTTGCGGCTGGACTGGCTGCCGTCGCCTTATTGCTCGCAAGCAGTCAGGCGTTCGCACAGGAGGTCGTGAAGATCGGCGTATCGGCCCCGCTGACCGGCGCCGGAGCCGCCAACGGTAAGGACATCGAGAATGGTGTTCGGCTCGCCGTCGAAGAAGCCAACGCCCAGCACACGAAGTTGGGCGGGCAGGATGTGCGCTTCGAGCTGGACTCCGTCGATGATCAGGGCGACCCACGCATTGGCGTACAAGTCGCTCAGAAGCTCGTCGATGATGGCGTGGTCGCCGTGGTGGGCTACTACAACTCCGGAGTAGCGTTGCCCTCGTCGCCGATATTCGCCAAGGCCGGCATTCCGCTGATAGACCCCGCCGCCACGAACCCGGCCATAACCCGACAAGGGCTGAAGAACGTCTTCCGTATTATCGCCACCGACGCACAGAACTCGGGCAATGCAGGGGAGTACGCGGTAGCGGTCACCAAGGCGCAGCGCATTGCAGTGATGGACGATCGCACGGCATTTGGCCAGGGTGCCGCGGATGAATTCAAGAAGGCCGTCATCGCGGCCGGCGGCCATATCGTCGCGTCGGAATACACCAACGACAAGGCCGTCGAATTCAACGCACAGCTCACGAATATCAAGGCGGCGAACGCGGACCTGCTGTACTTTGCCGGCCTCGATAACCAGGCGGCCCTTCTTACCAGGCGGATGAAACAACTTGGTATGCGGACGCAGTTCGTAGGGAGCGGTGGCATCGCCGACAACATCTTCATCGGCGTTGCCGGCAGTGCTGCCGAAGGCGCAATGGCCTGGGAGTACGGACGGCCAGTCGAGTCCCTTCCTCAAGGCAAAGCGTTCGCGGATAAATTCAAAAAACGATTCGGCGCGGATACGTTGACCTACGCGCCATTCGCCTACGACTGCGCGTGGGTGGCTGTCACCGCCATGAAACAGGCGAATTCCTCAAAACCCGAGGTATTTGTGCCTGCATTGCGAACTATTCAGTACAACGGCATCACGGGAAAGATCGAATTCGATTCGTACGGAGATCTGAGACACCCGACGTCGACGCTCTATCAGGTGAAAGGCGGCAAGTGGGTGCCCGTGACGACCATCGGTGCGAAGTGA
- a CDS encoding MoaD/ThiS family protein: protein MAHIFFAASIQRHIATPEREIDARTLGEALEAVFVAQPRLRGYILDDQGSLRPHLAVFVDGRRVHDREHLSDALGEQSRVYVVQALSGG from the coding sequence ATGGCGCATATCTTTTTCGCAGCTTCGATTCAGCGACATATCGCAACGCCCGAGCGCGAGATCGACGCGCGCACACTCGGCGAAGCGCTCGAAGCCGTGTTCGTCGCGCAACCTCGACTGCGCGGCTACATTCTTGACGATCAGGGCTCGCTGCGGCCGCATCTCGCGGTGTTCGTCGACGGCCGGCGGGTCCACGACCGGGAACATCTGTCCGACGCGCTCGGCGAGCAAAGCCGGGTTTACGTGGTTCAGGCGCTGTCGGGCGGGTGA
- a CDS encoding transglutaminase domain-containing protein, which translates to MPLARLLLCFLQCSLAAAALLPIVAGAANLPDASQRYASGTLDAGPSDSTTPRELKAGIERLRTGTWWEANRKIRPELAQVGDLMFLLPLADRQLEPSSDAIGRVQRLREALRGHLMREPAGWTRLVAQVRAERAKAGDASAVLLADALVNEVRYRDGTDGSYYAPARFFAESGVCKDFAVAKYLLLRDAGFDIERLRLVSLAPRYNNTPDDWHVILVVQIDGASEPLALDSPNAKRAADAFSETSASSGPSALLGAILAGREPADAVLRAPAGPLATPLSRSGQARRPLATVFNELGSRSFERAAPGALRRASAARRSANAMYVDEMGESWTVDGSGTFPKWRVAVDQADAPREPGPAARLIRVAAR; encoded by the coding sequence ATGCCGCTCGCTCGACTGCTCCTCTGCTTTCTCCAGTGCTCGCTCGCAGCCGCGGCGCTGTTGCCCATCGTCGCCGGCGCCGCGAACCTGCCGGACGCATCGCAACGCTATGCATCCGGCACGCTCGATGCGGGTCCCAGCGATTCGACGACGCCTCGCGAGCTGAAAGCTGGCATCGAGCGCCTGCGCACCGGGACGTGGTGGGAAGCCAACCGCAAGATCCGCCCGGAACTCGCGCAAGTCGGCGACCTGATGTTCCTGCTGCCGCTTGCCGACAGGCAGCTCGAACCATCGTCGGATGCTATCGGCCGCGTACAGCGCCTGCGCGAGGCGCTGCGCGGCCACCTGATGCGCGAACCCGCCGGCTGGACCCGCCTCGTTGCGCAGGTGCGGGCAGAGCGCGCGAAGGCCGGCGATGCGTCAGCCGTGCTGCTCGCTGACGCTCTCGTCAACGAGGTCCGCTACCGCGACGGAACCGACGGCAGCTACTACGCGCCGGCACGGTTCTTTGCCGAAAGCGGCGTGTGCAAGGACTTCGCCGTCGCCAAATATCTGCTGCTGCGCGACGCGGGTTTCGACATCGAGCGGTTGCGTCTCGTATCGCTCGCGCCGCGCTACAACAACACCCCCGACGACTGGCACGTGATCCTCGTCGTGCAGATCGATGGCGCGAGCGAACCGCTCGCACTCGATTCACCGAACGCGAAGCGCGCCGCCGATGCGTTCAGCGAGACATCGGCTTCGAGCGGTCCGTCCGCGCTGCTCGGCGCAATCCTCGCCGGCCGCGAGCCCGCCGATGCGGTGCTGCGCGCGCCCGCCGGACCGCTTGCCACACCGCTCAGCCGGTCTGGGCAAGCGCGGCGGCCGCTTGCGACAGTGTTCAACGAACTGGGCAGCCGGTCGTTCGAACGCGCTGCGCCGGGCGCGCTGCGGCGCGCGTCGGCGGCCAGGCGAAGCGCGAACGCGATGTATGTCGACGAAATGGGCGAGTCGTGGACAGTCGACGGCTCCGGCACGTTTCCGAAGTGGCGCGTCGCCGTTGACCAGGCAGATGCGCCGCGGGAGCCGGGTCCGGCGGCAAGGTTGATACGCGTGGCGGCACGCTGA
- a CDS encoding high-potential iron-sulfur protein, translating into MSLSRRHFMILAASVASTTVVSTKSNADAPVLAENDPTAQALGYKMDASKVDKAKFPRYQTGQTCANCQLYQGKPGSTNGPCPTYGGKLVEAKGWCNAYVKKT; encoded by the coding sequence GTGTCGCTCTCTCGCCGTCATTTCATGATACTTGCCGCATCCGTTGCCTCGACGACCGTTGTCTCGACGAAGTCAAACGCGGACGCGCCCGTGCTCGCCGAAAACGATCCGACCGCACAGGCGCTCGGATACAAGATGGACGCGTCGAAGGTCGACAAGGCGAAATTCCCTCGGTACCAGACGGGGCAGACTTGCGCCAATTGCCAACTGTATCAGGGCAAACCCGGTTCCACGAATGGGCCGTGCCCGACCTATGGGGGCAAGCTGGTCGAAGCAAAAGGATGGTGTAACGCCTACGTGAAAAAGACGTAA
- the gcvA gene encoding transcriptional regulator GcvA, with protein sequence MRRRIPSIEALIAFEAAARHLSFTRSADELALTQSAVGRQVGSLEEYLGVPLFNRVKKRLSLTEIGQIYARQVRENLGRLERDTLAAMAHRDAGGVLEIAVIPTFATRWLIPRLPRFYAEHERVTVNLTTRAEPFLFTDTPFDAAIHFGDPVWPGSCAKYLFGEEMTPVCSPQLLKGRTDLQPPEVANYTLLHQSARPDAWRNWLAQAGIHDADCMRGQRYELFSMLVEAARAGLGIALVPRFFVSHELELGELIVPSNLSLRSDKGYYLVYPECKQNMPLVQAFERWMLSEAGRYVELGGCR encoded by the coding sequence GTGAGGCGAAGAATTCCCAGTATCGAAGCATTGATTGCGTTTGAGGCCGCGGCACGGCATCTGAGCTTTACGCGCAGCGCCGACGAACTGGCCCTGACGCAAAGCGCGGTCGGCAGGCAGGTCGGGAGTCTGGAGGAGTATCTGGGCGTACCGCTTTTCAATCGCGTCAAGAAGCGACTCAGCCTGACAGAGATTGGCCAGATCTATGCAAGGCAGGTTCGCGAGAACCTTGGAAGGCTGGAGCGGGACACGCTGGCCGCAATGGCGCATCGCGACGCGGGCGGCGTTCTCGAAATCGCTGTCATACCGACATTCGCTACGCGCTGGCTGATACCGCGTCTTCCCCGGTTCTATGCGGAACACGAGCGGGTGACGGTCAACCTGACGACACGTGCGGAGCCCTTCTTATTTACCGACACGCCGTTCGATGCAGCGATCCATTTCGGCGATCCTGTCTGGCCGGGCTCTTGCGCAAAGTACCTTTTCGGCGAAGAGATGACGCCCGTTTGCAGCCCGCAGTTGCTAAAAGGGCGGACCGATCTGCAGCCGCCTGAAGTCGCGAATTACACGTTGCTGCATCAGTCCGCGCGGCCGGACGCGTGGAGGAACTGGCTCGCGCAGGCGGGCATTCACGACGCCGACTGCATGCGTGGGCAGCGCTACGAGCTGTTTTCAATGCTCGTGGAAGCCGCGCGCGCGGGCCTTGGTATCGCGCTCGTACCTCGATTCTTCGTGTCGCATGAATTGGAACTGGGTGAATTGATCGTGCCGAGCAATTTGTCCTTGCGCAGCGACAAGGGCTATTACCTCGTATATCCGGAGTGCAAACAGAATATGCCGCTGGTGCAAGCGTTCGAGCGATGGAT
- the fdxA gene encoding ferredoxin FdxA, with product MTYVVTENCIRCRYTDCVEVCPTDCFRQGPNFLVIDPDECIDCGVCAPECPVDAIVPSEDIAEDQLGFVELNAELAKQWPTIAARQAPLPDAEDWKDVRSKLRYLQKESVAC from the coding sequence ATGACTTACGTGGTAACCGAAAACTGCATCCGGTGTCGCTATACCGACTGCGTAGAGGTCTGCCCCACCGACTGCTTCCGCCAAGGTCCCAACTTTCTCGTGATCGATCCGGATGAATGCATCGACTGCGGAGTTTGCGCGCCAGAGTGCCCCGTCGACGCGATTGTGCCGTCCGAGGACATTGCCGAAGACCAACTCGGGTTCGTTGAACTGAACGCCGAGCTTGCCAAACAGTGGCCGACGATCGCCGCCCGACAGGCGCCGCTTCCCGACGCCGAGGACTGGAAAGATGTTCGGTCGAAGCTTCGATATCTTCAGAAAGAGTCCGTTGCGTGCTAA
- a CDS encoding proline racemase family protein, producing the protein MINPPWPAEGFGARPVVPDPVILYCGPALRTQRAAAVLPSQIHAVGQRHAVDPHVPTVSGHSWIYGFSTYVLDPSDPFTNGFTAGDIW; encoded by the coding sequence GTGATCAATCCGCCCTGGCCGGCCGAAGGATTCGGTGCAAGGCCGGTCGTGCCCGACCCGGTAATCTTGTACTGCGGGCCTGCCCTGCGAACTCAGCGAGCCGCCGCCGTACTTCCCAGCCAGATTCACGCCGTTGGCCAGCGTCACGCCGTTGATCCACACGTGCCGACAGTGTCGGGACATTCGTGGATCTATGGATTCAGTACATACGTGCTGGACCCCAGCGATCCTTTCACGAATGGTTTTACTGCTGGTGATATCTGGTGA
- a CDS encoding KamA family radical SAM protein produces MTFDSPPVKFKPYTRQTISQAPQWQHLPESLREAVQVVSRVMPFRTNQYVMDELIDWGKVPDDPIYRLTFPHQDMLSPADYSKLRDLVLVKKDEAAIEETVRGIRLAMNPHPAGQMTHNVPFMNGQPVSGLQHKYKETVLFFPSAGQTCHAYCTFCFRWPQFVGMDDLKFDARESSELVAYLKLHTEVTDVLITGGDPLIMNTRSLAGYIEPLLAPELSHIQNIRIGTKSVAYWPQRYVSDKDSDDLLRLFEKVVASGKNLAIMGHYNHPAELRTEIAQRAVKRIVSTGATLRMQAPLIRHINEDPNGWVELWTTGVRLGAIPYYMFVERDTGPSHYFELPLAKAYEIFQSAYQQVSGLARTVRGPSMSAFPGKVVIDGIVTIAGEKVFALQFLQARNPDWVRRPFYARFDPTATWLHDLVPAFGEKKFLFETDEDTRHKTVHIMSRHAGRRVPESTVEIPAVTAEA; encoded by the coding sequence ATGACTTTCGACTCGCCCCCTGTAAAGTTCAAACCATATACCCGGCAGACGATCAGCCAGGCGCCACAGTGGCAACACCTTCCTGAATCGCTGCGGGAGGCCGTGCAGGTCGTATCGCGTGTCATGCCGTTTCGTACCAACCAGTATGTGATGGACGAACTTATCGACTGGGGCAAGGTGCCCGACGATCCCATCTATCGCCTCACGTTCCCGCATCAGGACATGCTCTCGCCCGCCGACTATTCGAAGCTGCGAGACCTGGTGCTCGTGAAAAAGGACGAGGCCGCCATCGAGGAAACAGTTCGCGGTATCCGGCTGGCGATGAATCCGCACCCGGCCGGACAGATGACACACAACGTGCCGTTCATGAACGGGCAGCCCGTGAGCGGACTTCAGCACAAGTACAAGGAAACGGTACTGTTCTTCCCGAGCGCCGGGCAGACATGCCACGCGTACTGCACATTCTGTTTCCGCTGGCCGCAGTTCGTGGGCATGGACGACCTCAAGTTCGACGCTCGCGAATCGAGCGAACTCGTTGCGTACCTCAAGCTCCACACCGAGGTGACCGACGTGCTGATCACCGGTGGCGACCCGCTCATCATGAACACGCGTTCGCTTGCCGGGTATATCGAACCTCTGCTGGCACCCGAGCTTTCGCATATCCAGAATATCCGCATCGGCACCAAATCGGTCGCTTACTGGCCACAACGCTATGTGAGCGACAAAGACTCCGACGACTTGCTGCGTCTATTCGAAAAGGTCGTGGCGTCCGGCAAAAATCTCGCGATCATGGGCCACTACAATCATCCGGCCGAACTGCGAACCGAGATCGCACAGCGCGCTGTCAAACGGATCGTCTCGACAGGCGCGACCCTGCGCATGCAGGCGCCGCTGATCCGGCACATCAACGAGGACCCCAACGGGTGGGTGGAACTATGGACGACGGGTGTGCGTCTGGGCGCCATTCCGTACTACATGTTCGTCGAACGCGATACCGGGCCCAGTCATTACTTCGAACTGCCGCTCGCAAAAGCATACGAGATATTCCAGTCTGCTTATCAGCAGGTGTCGGGACTTGCGCGTACGGTTCGCGGCCCGTCGATGAGCGCGTTTCCCGGCAAGGTGGTCATCGACGGCATCGTCACGATTGCCGGCGAAAAGGTGTTTGCCCTGCAGTTTCTCCAGGCACGCAACCCGGACTGGGTGCGTCGCCCCTTCTATGCCAGGTTCGATCCCACCGCGACGTGGCTCCACGATCTCGTTCCGGCTTTCGGTGAAAAGAAATTCCTCTTCGAAACCGATGAAGACACGCGGCATAAAACCGTACATATCATGTCGCGGCACGCTGGCCGGCGTGTTCCCGAGTCGACGGTCGAGATACCCGCGGTAACGGCCGAAGCGTAA
- a CDS encoding BON domain-containing protein, which produces MRKAPYIKGRLLIVAMFALLAFMFTNGCKSTTTARPSATAPTAVATDDATLAGRVKQALAADPTLRSLPLSVATYRGVVQLSGYVDSEAQILEALAVTHSVPGVQSVNNDLHLKQQ; this is translated from the coding sequence ATGCGAAAGGCGCCCTACATCAAAGGCCGGTTACTGATCGTCGCTATGTTCGCGTTGCTCGCGTTCATGTTCACCAACGGCTGCAAGTCGACGACCACAGCGAGACCGTCCGCGACCGCGCCGACGGCAGTCGCCACGGACGACGCCACGCTCGCCGGCCGGGTGAAGCAGGCGCTTGCCGCGGACCCCACGCTACGATCGTTACCGCTCAGCGTGGCAACGTATCGAGGCGTCGTGCAGTTGTCGGGATACGTGGATTCAGAGGCTCAGATTCTGGAAGCACTCGCGGTGACCCACAGCGTACCGGGGGTGCAATCCGTGAACAACGATCTGCACCTCAAGCAGCAATGA
- a CDS encoding WD40/YVTN/BNR-like repeat-containing protein yields the protein MSDRLLVATRKGLFDVRADGEGGWHFGDLHFAGEPVSMVLRDPRDSSLYAALNLGHFGVKLHRRRAGIADWEECAVPVYPPQPADETPAGNGAHASAGADSDDEAPPSRPATPWTLQQIWSLETGGPDEPGVLWAGTIPGGLFRSGDGGDTWVLNRALWDRPERREWFGGGYDAAGIHSVMVDPRDSRHVTIGVSCGGVWQTDDGGASWRVSAEGMEADYMPPERRGDANVQDPHRVVQCPANPDALWTQHHCAIFRSLDGAAHWQRIEAQPSSFGFAVAVHPRDPDTAWFVPAVKDQCRIPVDGQFVVTRTRDGGRTFERFSNGLPRKPAYDLVYRHGLAVDDSGMRLAMGSTTGSLWTSDDGGENWQLISAHLPPVYCVRFG from the coding sequence ATGAGCGATCGATTGCTTGTCGCGACCCGCAAGGGCCTGTTCGATGTCAGAGCCGATGGTGAGGGCGGCTGGCACTTCGGCGATCTGCATTTCGCCGGCGAGCCGGTGAGTATGGTGCTGCGCGATCCGCGCGACAGCTCGCTGTATGCGGCGCTCAATCTCGGCCACTTCGGCGTGAAGCTGCATCGCCGGCGCGCGGGCATCGCGGATTGGGAGGAGTGCGCGGTTCCGGTCTACCCGCCGCAGCCTGCCGACGAGACGCCTGCCGGAAACGGCGCGCACGCGAGCGCAGGCGCCGACAGCGATGACGAAGCCCCGCCCAGCCGGCCAGCCACTCCCTGGACGCTTCAGCAGATATGGTCGCTCGAAACAGGCGGCCCCGACGAGCCGGGCGTCTTGTGGGCCGGCACGATTCCAGGCGGGCTTTTCCGATCCGGCGATGGCGGCGACACGTGGGTGCTCAACCGCGCGCTGTGGGATCGCCCGGAGCGCCGTGAATGGTTCGGAGGCGGCTACGACGCGGCGGGAATCCATTCCGTGATGGTCGATCCGCGCGACAGCCGGCACGTGACGATCGGTGTATCGTGCGGCGGCGTCTGGCAAACCGACGACGGCGGCGCGAGCTGGCGCGTGAGTGCCGAGGGCATGGAAGCCGACTACATGCCGCCGGAGCGGCGCGGCGACGCCAACGTGCAAGACCCGCACCGCGTCGTGCAATGCCCGGCAAACCCGGATGCGCTGTGGACTCAGCATCACTGCGCCATCTTCCGCTCGCTCGACGGTGCGGCTCACTGGCAGCGGATCGAAGCGCAGCCATCGAGCTTCGGCTTCGCAGTTGCCGTCCATCCGCGCGACCCGGATACCGCGTGGTTCGTGCCTGCCGTGAAAGACCAGTGCCGCATTCCGGTGGACGGCCAATTCGTCGTCACGCGCACACGCGACGGCGGCCGCACGTTCGAACGTTTCTCGAACGGGTTGCCGCGAAAACCGGCGTATGACCTTGTGTATCGGCACGGGCTCGCGGTGGATGACTCTGGCATGCGCCTCGCGATGGGGTCGACCACCGGCTCGCTCTGGACGTCCGACGACGGCGGTGAAAACTGGCAATTGATTTCAGCGCATTTGCCGCCTGTTTATTGTGTTCGGTTTGGATGA